The genomic interval TCCGAGAGTTTGACGTCCGAGCACGACAACGGCTTTCCGGTGAGCAGAGGGATGAGGTGGCCCCTGCCCCCGGTAAACTCAAGTGTATCGGTGCTGCCGGCCCCCGATATCCTCAGCGCCGGCGCCGTTTCTTCCGAAGGACGCGCCTGCCTATCCGTGGCGTCGGCGGTTCACATCCTGTGATTCGTTCGCTGGGCTATGGGGGGCGGTTTCCTCGGGCGCCGAACTCTTCTTGGCATCATCCGCTCCGGATGCCGCGGGCGCGATCACCTGCGTGGCCGAGCTGCCGACCGCATGGGCGATCTGACCGAGCGCGTCGCGGACCGGTTCCAGGCCCTGAACCGTGATGAAGCTCGAAGCCGGACCCATCGGCGGGATGAACTCGGCATCGGCCAGAGTCTTGAACACCGAGAAATTGAGGTCGCTCTGCACCTTCTGGCCGAGGTTGACGTCGACCACCATGGCGACCAGCTCGAACTCCAGGAAGGGATCGCCGATCTTCTTGAATACCACCCGCGGCGGCGGCTCCTTGAGCACGTCCGGATGGGCCTTGGCGCAGGCGACCATCATCTCGGCGGCCTGGACCGGATCCTTGCTGCGCAGCACGCTGACGGACAGGATGACCCGGCCGGTGCGGTCGCCGCGCACGCGGTTCTTCACGATTCCCGAAATCAGATTCGAGTTCGGCACGATCACGGCCGAGCGGTCGAAGGTCTGGATCTCGGTGGAGCGCACCGAGATCCGCTTCACGATGCCTTCGCTGTCACCGATCAGTACCTGATCACCGACCCGGATCGGGCGCTCCCAGAGCAGCAGCAGGCCCGAGACGAAGTTGTTGACGATCGACTGGAGGCCGAAACCGATACCGACGGACAGCGCGCCGGCGACGATGGTCAGCTTCTCGAGGCTGAAGCCCAGATACGAGAAGGACAGCGCCAGGGCGAGCAGGAAGCCGACATAGCCCGCGACCGTCGAGATCGAGTTGCGCAGGCCGGCATCAAGGTCGGTCGCCGGCAGATAGGTGTTCTCCAGCCAGCGCTGCACGCCGCGGGTGATGAACACGCCGACCCCGAGGATGCCGACGCCGTAGGCGATGGACGACAGCGAAATCGTGACGTCGCCGACCTTGAAGCCGAAGAAGGCCGTGCGGATCGAGGAGAACACGTCCGTCGAATCGAGCCCCCAGGGCGCGAGCGTCAGGAGCGCCGCGACGGCGATCAGCACGACCCGGCCAAAGCCGGTCACCAGCACCGCGATCTGGTTGAGCGAGCGCTTGCGCAGCCCGGTATTGGCCTGGAGCGTGGTGGCGAGGCGGGTCTCCTCGCACAGCGAGCCGCCGATCAGCACATCGACGCTCATGATGAGGAGCCAGAGCAGGACGAGGACGCTCGCGCTCCAGATCAACTGATCGACGAGGAAGGCCGAGAGGGCGACATATCCCACCAAGGGCGCCGCCGCGATCACCGCGACCGCGACCCAGCCGAGCAACCGCAGCGGCCCACCGATATTGGCCGAGGTGTCGGTGCCGACATAGGGGCCGAAACACTCCTCCTCCTTCTCCGCGGTATCGGCGAAGCGATGGAGGCCGACGGCGAGCAGCAGCGCGGCCGTGACGGCCCCGATGCCGCGGGTGGCGATGGAGATGGGCAGAGCGGCGTAGATCGCCGAGTTCAGCGCCTCCGTCGACTTCGACACGGTGATGACCACGGCGATGCTGACGGCGAGCGCGTTGATCCGCCATGCCGCCGCGTCCGAGACCGGCGCCGGACGCCAAGCCGGCTTGTTGACGGCCAGCAGCGCGTCGGCGGTCGCCTCGACGAAGGCGATGAAGGCGATGCCGCCGAGAATGATGCTGGCGACCGGCAGAAACCGGGCGGGCAGCAACTCGGTGACGTCGAGGGCGTAGTAGACGGCGTAGCTGCCTGCGAGCGCGGGCAGCGTGCCGAGCAGGAGCACGCGCCACGCACCCAGAAGCTTGGCCCGCTTCGACGGTGAGGTGACGTTGATGTCCCGGCGGCCGAGCGCCGGGGCG from Methylobacterium sp. AMS5 carries:
- a CDS encoding DUF3772 domain-containing protein translates to MLRHSLLTRLRLMMRSKALIAALTAAALLPNAAVGQGSSPGAQAPAAQSAPAPKHQTAAPPANGQPAAADGQAAPAPKPAAPKVPVSEALQTLRDRLDAIKADLEAREKAISGQNVGAGDLTRARDGLDPLADRLRSVIELLGPRLEAARERLTQIGPKPKEGEEGEEVARERAEREQAVNDIDGTQRLAKSLLVQSDQIVDQISNRRRAAFTRGLFERSSSLLSPDLWMRVAADIPRDISSLRSGFDDTVSLFRRNGTLWNLLILGLAFGLSFALYFGRRNIAPALGRRDINVTSPSKRAKLLGAWRVLLLGTLPALAGSYAVYYALDVTELLPARFLPVASIILGGIAFIAFVEATADALLAVNKPAWRPAPVSDAAAWRINALAVSIAVVITVSKSTEALNSAIYAALPISIATRGIGAVTAALLLAVGLHRFADTAEKEEECFGPYVGTDTSANIGGPLRLLGWVAVAVIAAAPLVGYVALSAFLVDQLIWSASVLVLLWLLIMSVDVLIGGSLCEETRLATTLQANTGLRKRSLNQIAVLVTGFGRVVLIAVAALLTLAPWGLDSTDVFSSIRTAFFGFKVGDVTISLSSIAYGVGILGVGVFITRGVQRWLENTYLPATDLDAGLRNSISTVAGYVGFLLALALSFSYLGFSLEKLTIVAGALSVGIGFGLQSIVNNFVSGLLLLWERPIRVGDQVLIGDSEGIVKRISVRSTEIQTFDRSAVIVPNSNLISGIVKNRVRGDRTGRVILSVSVLRSKDPVQAAEMMVACAKAHPDVLKEPPPRVVFKKIGDPFLEFELVAMVVDVNLGQKVQSDLNFSVFKTLADAEFIPPMGPASSFITVQGLEPVRDALGQIAHAVGSSATQVIAPAASGADDAKKSSAPEETAPHSPANESQDVNRRRHG